One genomic region from uncultured Subdoligranulum sp. encodes:
- a CDS encoding WYL domain-containing protein produces MSAARLIHILSILQQETNAHKALTLHQIHDKLLLLHPEERCSEQRVREALSVLQVLSEEGALAVRVESSAGAHNQRRYKAYHPNFGLNEARMVFDSISISRFLSPRQKSVLISQLEGYLSDQEVRQLQQRVQTRICLMQNEKLPQTLQVLYQALDSHRCLDFTYCRFDLDGRQKPLKQYHKILPLKVVWEKEHYYLIALNPAHPEGQQQRNYRVDRMENLSLSVPFWCKIPAVPLHYGQFDMFPAQEKARVTFRLQRELLDFAFETFGTDIRPVADEEKGGWVRFTAEAELSVGFARWVLGQAEKIEVLGPPAVRARLRQLIDTLYTYYRD; encoded by the coding sequence ATGAGCGCTGCAAGATTAATTCACATTCTTAGTATTCTGCAGCAGGAAACAAATGCCCACAAAGCGCTGACCTTGCATCAGATTCATGACAAATTGCTCTTGCTTCATCCCGAAGAGCGGTGTTCAGAACAACGGGTGCGTGAGGCTCTTTCGGTGCTGCAAGTACTTAGTGAAGAGGGAGCCCTGGCGGTGCGGGTGGAATCGTCGGCCGGGGCGCATAACCAACGCCGCTATAAGGCCTACCACCCGAACTTTGGATTGAACGAAGCCCGGATGGTATTTGACTCGATATCCATCAGCCGTTTTCTGAGTCCCCGGCAGAAGAGCGTCCTGATCTCTCAACTGGAGGGCTATCTTTCCGATCAGGAAGTACGTCAACTCCAGCAGCGGGTACAGACCAGAATTTGTCTTATGCAAAACGAGAAGCTGCCCCAGACCCTGCAGGTACTTTACCAGGCACTGGACAGCCACCGCTGTCTTGATTTTACCTATTGCAGATTTGATCTGGACGGACGACAGAAACCGCTGAAACAATACCACAAAATTCTGCCGCTGAAAGTTGTATGGGAAAAAGAGCACTACTATTTGATCGCGCTGAATCCGGCACACCCGGAGGGCCAACAGCAGCGGAACTACCGGGTGGACCGCATGGAGAATCTCTCGCTATCGGTTCCCTTCTGGTGCAAAATACCTGCCGTTCCGCTGCATTACGGTCAGTTTGATATGTTCCCCGCCCAGGAAAAAGCGCGGGTGACCTTCCGGCTGCAACGGGAGCTGCTGGACTTTGCCTTTGAAACCTTTGGTACCGATATCCGGCCGGTAGCCGATGAGGAAAAGGGCGGTTGGGTCCGCTTTACGGCGGAAGCCGAACTTTCTGTAGGATTTGCCCGATGGGTGTTGGGCCAGGCGGAAAAGATCGAGGTTCTGGGACCGCCTGCCGTTCGTGCCAGGCTGCGACAGTTGATTGACACCCTATATACCTACTACCGCGATTGA
- a CDS encoding DUF4268 domain-containing protein, whose protein sequence is MKGSETYLLPFLEGAQKYFIIPVYQRKYDWKIDNCRQLYEDLKRMLRENRPSHFFGSIVSAVEGNGGKIEYHVIDGQQRLTTVTLLLLAMRNLVAKGVLTSSRQNLSQEIEQRFLISPWAPEEDRIRLKPVKGDREAFRKLFGAEEDFVPTSNLTHNYEFFRDILLRQEISVDELFDAIGRLQVISITLESGDNAQLIFESLNSTGLALSEGDKIRNYILMGQSPRMQDYLYETYWTKIESCTSHEVSAFVRDYLSIKQQVTPTINTVYRAFKGYAAETGQDVESFLKDMLDYARLYERLLTCKSGLNNQKLDDCLYRMKRLEIAVTRPFLMEVLRLNQDGKLTTDEVLRVFLMTENYLFRRNICEVPTNALNKIFLNLNREILRYDGTANQYLDKMAYALLSKRDSGRFPDDEEFSAALSSKQVYLMRGKYKAYLFERFENYGTVEVKDVFRSLDNNTYTIEHIMPQHLTPEWIRDLGPNYEKIHAEWKHRLANLTLSGYNPNLSNNTFAEKRDAIPGGYRDSGLRMNQRLANETCWGVAELQKRSDEMVKRASEIWAYPTTSFQPVQRPMESCTLDDEDVDLTGRDIQKYSYLGAEQPATSWTEMFENMVRFLHREDRSVLYGLADSGSTAELSHYVSAKPEELRSALQIDEHLYLEKNTSTAAKLSILRRLFPLYQADAGNLVFFLRDAESDKATQSTRLQTRLAYWTQALPTIQQQNLRWGIFSNVRPATANAISGYFGIRGFHISCIANYDSAKVLFWLGDSDAAKNKEAFDRLLEHKAEIEQQLGCALEWDRSDDSKASSIGYTLPGVSISQEKDWPVMAKFHAQWSERICSALLPYLEDMLTVSIHRMNVAGLLREWCLTHEEVQLHLDRSISLYTRFTTKTMSQILPDLENAPSGWGTPNHYFYEIVNRDGKEVTIQLSLSSRNMSPELLSQCERIDQFYPSHHKREDWQWRMPFKTKPVSVCEPIDRTLLFKALDERLQEILAFEQDLKAKLQMN, encoded by the coding sequence ATGAAAGGTTCCGAGACATATCTGCTTCCCTTTTTGGAAGGGGCGCAGAAGTACTTTATCATTCCGGTCTACCAGCGTAAATACGATTGGAAAATCGACAACTGCCGGCAGCTCTATGAAGATCTCAAACGGATGCTGCGGGAAAACCGTCCCTCCCACTTTTTCGGCAGCATCGTTTCCGCAGTAGAGGGCAATGGAGGCAAGATCGAATACCATGTGATCGACGGCCAGCAACGTCTTACAACAGTGACGCTCCTGCTGTTGGCCATGCGCAATCTGGTGGCCAAAGGGGTTCTCACCTCTTCCCGGCAGAACCTGAGTCAGGAGATCGAACAGCGATTTCTGATCTCTCCCTGGGCGCCCGAGGAAGATCGAATCCGTTTGAAGCCTGTCAAAGGAGACCGGGAAGCTTTCCGGAAATTGTTCGGTGCAGAGGAAGATTTTGTTCCGACTTCCAATCTGACACACAATTACGAATTCTTCCGGGACATACTACTACGTCAAGAAATCTCGGTGGATGAGCTTTTTGATGCGATTGGCCGTTTGCAGGTCATCAGCATCACGCTGGAATCCGGCGACAATGCCCAGCTGATCTTTGAAAGCCTGAACTCCACCGGGCTGGCGCTCTCCGAAGGGGACAAGATCCGCAACTATATCCTGATGGGACAATCGCCCAGAATGCAGGATTACCTGTATGAGACCTACTGGACAAAGATCGAAAGCTGTACGTCCCACGAAGTCAGCGCCTTTGTACGGGATTATCTGAGCATCAAACAGCAGGTCACCCCAACGATCAACACCGTATACCGCGCATTCAAAGGGTATGCAGCGGAAACCGGGCAGGACGTAGAATCCTTCCTCAAAGATATGCTGGACTATGCCCGCCTGTATGAGAGGCTGCTCACCTGCAAAAGCGGGCTGAACAATCAAAAGCTGGATGATTGCCTCTATCGGATGAAGCGGCTGGAGATCGCGGTCACACGGCCTTTCCTCATGGAAGTACTGCGCCTGAACCAGGACGGAAAGCTGACCACCGACGAGGTGCTCCGCGTTTTCCTCATGACGGAAAACTATCTGTTCCGCCGCAACATCTGCGAGGTTCCCACCAACGCACTGAACAAGATTTTCCTGAATCTGAACCGGGAAATCCTCCGCTATGACGGTACCGCTAACCAATATCTGGACAAGATGGCCTACGCCCTTCTTTCCAAGCGGGACAGCGGCCGTTTCCCCGACGATGAAGAATTCAGCGCTGCGCTTTCCAGCAAACAGGTCTACCTGATGCGCGGCAAATACAAGGCCTATCTGTTTGAACGCTTTGAAAACTATGGCACCGTCGAGGTGAAGGATGTTTTCCGAAGTCTGGACAACAACACCTACACCATCGAGCACATCATGCCGCAGCATCTGACGCCGGAATGGATCCGGGACCTGGGACCGAATTACGAAAAGATCCATGCGGAGTGGAAGCATCGGTTGGCCAACCTGACCTTGAGCGGCTATAACCCGAACCTGAGCAACAACACCTTTGCAGAAAAGCGGGATGCCATCCCCGGCGGATATCGGGACAGCGGTCTGCGGATGAACCAGCGGTTGGCCAATGAAACCTGCTGGGGCGTGGCGGAACTGCAGAAACGCAGTGACGAGATGGTGAAACGTGCCAGCGAGATCTGGGCCTATCCCACAACTTCCTTCCAGCCGGTGCAGCGGCCGATGGAATCCTGCACGTTGGATGACGAGGACGTAGATCTGACAGGGCGGGATATCCAGAAGTACAGCTATCTCGGTGCGGAGCAGCCTGCCACCAGCTGGACCGAGATGTTTGAAAACATGGTCCGATTCCTCCACCGAGAGGACAGGTCAGTTCTGTACGGTCTGGCGGACAGCGGCAGCACGGCGGAGCTTTCCCACTATGTTTCTGCCAAACCGGAAGAATTGCGCAGTGCCCTGCAGATAGACGAACACCTGTATCTGGAAAAGAACACCAGCACCGCCGCCAAGCTCAGTATTTTGCGCCGGTTGTTCCCCCTTTACCAGGCAGATGCCGGCAATCTGGTCTTTTTCCTGCGGGACGCTGAGAGCGATAAGGCCACTCAGAGCACCCGCTTGCAGACCCGCCTGGCGTACTGGACCCAGGCGTTGCCGACCATCCAGCAGCAGAACCTGCGTTGGGGCATTTTCAGCAATGTGAGGCCGGCAACGGCCAATGCCATTTCCGGGTATTTTGGAATCCGCGGCTTCCACATTAGCTGTATTGCCAACTACGACAGCGCCAAGGTTTTGTTCTGGCTTGGCGATAGCGACGCTGCCAAAAACAAGGAAGCCTTTGACCGGCTGCTGGAACACAAAGCAGAGATTGAACAGCAGTTGGGCTGTGCGTTGGAATGGGATCGCTCTGACGACAGCAAGGCGTCCTCCATCGGATATACGCTGCCGGGGGTCAGCATCAGCCAGGAAAAGGATTGGCCCGTCATGGCCAAGTTCCATGCCCAATGGAGTGAACGAATCTGCAGCGCCTTGCTGCCCTACCTCGAAGATATGCTGACGGTTAGCATTCATCGCATGAATGTGGCCGGCCTGCTGAGAGAATGGTGTCTGACCCATGAAGAGGTCCAGCTGCATCTCGACCGCTCCATCTCTCTGTATACGAGATTCACCACCAAAACAATGAGCCAGATTCTGCCCGATCTGGAGAACGCTCCCAGCGGCTGGGGAACCCCCAACCATTACTTCTATGAGATCGTGAACCGCGACGGAAAAGAAGTGACGATTCAGCTTTCGCTCAGTTCCCGCAATATGTCCCCGGAACTTCTTTCCCAATGTGAGCGCATTGACCAGTTCTATCCTTCCCACCATAAACGGGAAGATTGGCAATGGCGGATGCCTTTCAAGACGAAGCCTGTATCGGTCTGCGAGCCGATAGACCGTACCCTGTTGTTCAAGGCCCTGGATGAACGGCTGCAGGAAATCCTGGCCTTTGAACAAGACCTGAAAGCAAAACTGCAGATGAACTGA